From a region of the Janthinobacterium sp. 61 genome:
- a CDS encoding LysR family transcriptional regulator, which produces MAINEEITLKKLEVFLSFMELNNLARVADALGQSTVSVHRALHSLEDGLRCPLFKREGRSLIPLHAAYTFAESARRALAECEEGVRKVREMSGINPVRLKIGSLYSLTLHCIPQLVIALKLRRPGLDIDLTLGSNRDLLQSLADGRLDAIIIGVQEDEQHAGLVAVPLFQDDVYLAAPLASPYAGAASVDLQQLRDDKFVTLNEGFVTSQSFNHAFELAGFVPDTAMRVGDIFSLINLVSGGIGYSLLPGRVRAFSSRIELLPLDARYGSHQQITLLMLSSRERDPNLLALAAECRLYGRGERSA; this is translated from the coding sequence ATGGCCATCAACGAAGAAATTACCCTGAAAAAGCTGGAAGTTTTTCTCAGCTTCATGGAATTGAACAACCTGGCGCGGGTGGCCGATGCACTTGGCCAGAGCACCGTCAGCGTGCACCGCGCCCTGCACTCGCTGGAAGACGGCTTGCGCTGCCCCCTGTTCAAGCGCGAGGGGCGCAGCCTGATCCCCCTGCATGCGGCCTACACCTTTGCCGAATCGGCCCGGCGCGCGTTGGCCGAATGCGAGGAAGGCGTGCGCAAGGTGCGCGAAATGTCGGGCATCAACCCCGTGCGCCTGAAGATCGGTTCGCTGTATTCATTGACCCTGCACTGCATCCCGCAGCTGGTGATCGCCCTGAAGCTGCGCCGGCCCGGTCTCGACATCGACCTGACCCTGGGCTCGAACCGCGACCTGCTGCAAAGCCTGGCTGACGGCCGCCTGGACGCCATCATCATCGGCGTGCAGGAAGACGAACAGCATGCGGGCCTGGTAGCGGTGCCCCTGTTCCAGGACGACGTCTACCTAGCCGCGCCGCTAGCCTCGCCCTATGCGGGAGCCGCATCGGTCGACTTGCAGCAGCTGCGCGACGATAAATTCGTCACGCTCAACGAGGGTTTCGTCACCTCGCAAAGCTTCAACCACGCGTTTGAGTTGGCGGGCTTCGTGCCCGACACGGCCATGCGCGTGGGCGATATCTTCTCGCTGATCAACCTGGTCAGCGGCGGCATCGGCTACAGCCTGCTGCCCGGCCGGGTGCGCGCCTTCAGCTCGCGCATCGAACTGCTGCCGCTGGACGCGCGCTACGGCTCGCACCAGCAGATCACCCTGCTGATGCTGAGCAGCCGCGAGCGCGACCCGAATTTGCTGGCGCTGGCGGCCGAGTGCCGCTTGTATGGGCGTGGCGAGCGAAGCGCATGA
- the mdcA gene encoding malonate decarboxylase subunit alpha has translation MMSTATAAPAQRQKQWDTRRTEKRRRLDAVRHYANGPVLQQGDMVAVLEALLAPGDRVVLEGNNQKQADFLARMLTQVNPDKIHHLHLIMPSVSLPEHLDLFERGIARKLDFSFAGTQSLRIAQFLQDGLLEVGAIHTYIELYARLFVDLTPNVVMVAGYMADRQGNLYTGPSTEDTPTLVESAAFRDGIVIAQVNQIVDDVSDLPRVDVPGSWVDFVVQSDKPFFIEPLFTRDPRVIKPVHVLMAMMAIRGVYEKHQVQSLNHGIGFNTAAIELILPTYGEQLGLKGKICRNWVLNPHPTLIPAIETGWVESVHCFGAELGMEGYAAARPDVFFTGRDGSMRSNRALCQLAGQYAVDLFIGATLQMDGLGNSSTVTNGRLAGFGGAPNMGHDPHGRRHPTPAWLDLIETDDPLARGRKLVVQMVETFQDGGQPTIVESLDAVAVGQASGMPLAPVMIYGDDVTHVLTEEGIAYLYKARSLDERKAMLAAVAGVTPIGLRHDPKTTARLRADGLIALPEDIGVQRGDANRSLLAAKSIADLVEWSDGLYQPPAKFRSW, from the coding sequence ATGATGTCAACCGCCACAGCAGCGCCAGCGCAGCGGCAAAAACAATGGGACACGCGGCGCACCGAGAAACGCCGCCGTCTCGACGCCGTGCGCCATTACGCGAACGGTCCCGTCCTGCAACAGGGGGACATGGTCGCCGTGCTCGAAGCCTTGCTCGCGCCGGGCGACCGCGTTGTTCTTGAAGGCAATAACCAGAAGCAGGCCGATTTCCTTGCCCGCATGCTGACCCAGGTCAACCCCGACAAGATCCACCATCTGCACTTGATCATGCCCAGCGTCAGCCTGCCCGAGCACCTGGACCTGTTCGAACGGGGCATCGCCCGCAAGCTGGACTTTTCCTTTGCCGGCACGCAAAGCCTGCGCATCGCCCAGTTCCTGCAGGATGGCTTGCTGGAAGTGGGCGCCATCCATACCTATATCGAGCTGTATGCGCGCCTGTTCGTCGATCTCACGCCCAACGTCGTCATGGTGGCCGGCTATATGGCTGACCGCCAGGGCAATCTGTACACGGGCCCCAGCACGGAAGACACGCCCACCCTGGTGGAATCGGCGGCCTTCCGCGACGGCATCGTCATCGCCCAGGTGAACCAGATCGTCGATGATGTCAGCGACTTGCCCCGGGTCGACGTGCCCGGCTCGTGGGTCGATTTCGTCGTGCAGTCCGACAAACCGTTCTTCATCGAGCCTCTGTTTACCCGCGACCCGCGCGTGATCAAGCCCGTGCACGTGCTGATGGCCATGATGGCGATTCGCGGCGTGTATGAAAAACACCAGGTGCAGTCGCTCAATCACGGCATCGGCTTCAATACCGCCGCCATCGAGCTGATTTTGCCCACCTACGGCGAGCAGCTGGGGCTGAAAGGCAAGATTTGCCGCAACTGGGTGCTGAACCCCCATCCCACCCTGATACCGGCCATCGAGACGGGCTGGGTCGAGAGCGTTCACTGCTTCGGCGCGGAGCTGGGCATGGAAGGCTATGCGGCCGCGCGGCCCGACGTGTTTTTCACGGGCCGGGACGGCTCCATGCGCTCGAACCGCGCCCTGTGCCAGCTGGCGGGCCAGTACGCGGTCGATCTGTTCATCGGTGCGACCCTGCAGATGGATGGCCTGGGCAACTCGTCGACCGTGACGAATGGCCGCCTGGCGGGCTTCGGCGGCGCGCCCAATATGGGCCACGATCCGCATGGCCGGCGCCACCCGACACCCGCCTGGCTGGACCTGATCGAGACGGACGACCCTCTGGCACGCGGCAGGAAGCTGGTGGTGCAGATGGTCGAGACGTTCCAGGATGGCGGCCAGCCGACCATCGTCGAATCGCTCGATGCGGTGGCCGTGGGCCAGGCCAGCGGCATGCCGCTGGCGCCCGTGATGATCTATGGCGACGACGTCACCCACGTGCTGACGGAAGAGGGCATCGCCTATCTGTACAAGGCCCGCTCGCTCGACGAGCGCAAGGCCATGCTGGCGGCGGTGGCTGGCGTGACGCCCATCGGCCTGCGCCACGACCCGAAAACCACGGCCAGGCTGCGCGCCGACGGCCTGATCGCGCTGCCCGAGGATATCGGCGTGCAGCGCGGCGACGCGAATCGCTCGCTGCTGGCGGCGAAAAGCATTGCCGATCTGGTCGAATGGTCCGACGGCCTGTATCAACCCCCCGCCAAATTCAGGAGCTGGTAA
- a CDS encoding triphosphoribosyl-dephospho-CoA synthase, with product MTTMMTMTIAMPLRERSAALARQVLQALLDEVTLTPKPGLVDLRSRGAHTDLNWALMCHSACALQPVFAAMAQAGWESNDDDDDDGLRQRIGAIGRDGEALMLAATDGVNTHRGAIWALGLLVTAAAQLSARGASLAPRAVAARAGALARLQDRSAPGETGNKGELACRQYQVGGARGQARAGFPLVTGVGLRQLRASRSRGDNETTARLNALLAIISQLDDTCVLSRGGETALLELQAGAAQVLAAGGAATAAGSQALLALEACALARGVSPGGAADLLAATLFLDRLTEGEAHGNA from the coding sequence ATGACCACAATGATGACAATGACTATCGCGATGCCGCTGCGGGAACGCTCTGCCGCGCTGGCGCGGCAGGTGCTGCAGGCGCTGCTCGACGAAGTGACCCTGACGCCGAAACCGGGCCTGGTCGATTTGCGCAGCCGTGGCGCCCACACGGACTTGAACTGGGCCCTGATGTGCCATTCGGCCTGCGCGCTGCAGCCCGTGTTTGCCGCCATGGCGCAAGCGGGTTGGGAAAGTAACGATGACGACGATGACGACGGCCTGCGCCAGCGCATCGGCGCCATCGGCCGCGATGGCGAAGCGCTGATGCTGGCGGCCACGGATGGCGTGAACACGCACCGGGGCGCCATCTGGGCACTGGGATTGCTGGTGACGGCGGCGGCGCAGCTGAGCGCGCGCGGCGCGTCGCTGGCGCCGCGAGCCGTGGCGGCGCGGGCCGGTGCGCTGGCCCGTTTGCAGGACCGCAGCGCGCCCGGCGAGACGGGTAACAAGGGCGAGCTGGCGTGCCGCCAGTACCAGGTTGGGGGCGCACGGGGCCAGGCCCGCGCCGGTTTTCCCCTGGTGACGGGCGTCGGCTTGCGGCAGCTGCGCGCCTCGCGGTCGCGCGGCGACAACGAAACGACGGCGCGCCTGAATGCCTTGCTGGCCATTATCAGCCAGCTGGACGACACCTGCGTGTTGTCGCGCGGCGGCGAGACAGCCTTGCTGGAATTGCAAGCGGGAGCGGCGCAGGTGCTGGCGGCGGGCGGCGCGGCCACGGCCGCCGGGTCGCAGGCGCTGCTGGCGCTGGAAGCGTGCGCGCTGGCGCGCGGCGTGTCACCGGGCGGCGCGGCTGATTTGCTGGCGGCGACCCTGTTCCTGGATCGATTGACTGAAGGAGAAGCGCATGGAAACGCGTGA
- a CDS encoding malonate decarboxylase subunit delta, with the protein METRDYTFPAGKPAAGRALAGVVGSGDLEVLLQPGDDGVTRIVVNTSVDGKGAVWDALLQRVFGGEPLPAASIAINDCGATPGVVRMRIEQAYEELQAGRAA; encoded by the coding sequence ATGGAAACGCGTGACTATACATTCCCGGCCGGGAAGCCGGCGGCAGGGCGCGCCTTGGCCGGCGTCGTCGGTTCGGGCGACCTGGAAGTGCTGCTGCAGCCTGGCGACGATGGCGTGACACGCATCGTCGTCAACACTTCCGTCGATGGCAAGGGCGCTGTCTGGGATGCGCTCCTGCAGCGCGTCTTCGGCGGCGAGCCACTGCCAGCGGCCAGCATCGCCATCAACGATTGCGGCGCCACGCCGGGCGTGGTGCGCATGCGCATCGAGCAAGCCTACGAAGAATTGCAAGCGGGGAGGGCGGCATGA
- a CDS encoding biotin-independent malonate decarboxylase subunit beta produces MSTLKELLARDSFIERSARSRARALLDAGSMRELLDPFCGIASPWLPQQGVTAQADDGVVVAKGLFDGQPAVVLAIEGAYQGGSMGEVGGAKIAGALELAARDNRQGVPTRAVILFETGGVRLQEANLGLAAIADIHAAIVDLRRYQPVIGITAGTVGCYGGMSIAAGLCSYLVVTREARLGLNGPAVIEQEAGVDEFDSRNKPFIWSLTGGEQRFHSGLADAYVADDTAQMRATVADLFRRGLPAQHRSDQAEGFLACLAEVDASVQATPDAVRTIYSKGVAA; encoded by the coding sequence ATGAGCACATTGAAGGAATTACTCGCGCGCGACAGCTTCATCGAACGGAGCGCGCGCAGCCGGGCACGCGCCTTGCTGGACGCAGGCAGCATGCGCGAACTGCTCGACCCGTTCTGCGGTATCGCTTCGCCCTGGCTGCCGCAGCAGGGTGTCACGGCGCAGGCGGACGACGGCGTGGTGGTGGCCAAGGGCCTGTTCGACGGCCAGCCGGCCGTAGTGCTGGCCATCGAGGGCGCCTACCAGGGCGGCAGCATGGGCGAAGTGGGCGGAGCAAAAATCGCCGGCGCCCTGGAACTGGCGGCGCGCGACAACCGCCAGGGCGTGCCGACACGGGCCGTGATCCTGTTCGAGACGGGCGGCGTGCGCCTGCAGGAAGCCAACCTGGGCCTCGCGGCGATTGCCGACATCCATGCGGCCATCGTCGACCTGCGCCGCTACCAGCCCGTGATCGGCATCACGGCCGGCACGGTCGGCTGCTACGGCGGCATGTCCATCGCGGCGGGCCTGTGCAGCTACCTGGTGGTCACGCGCGAAGCGCGCCTGGGTCTCAACGGCCCGGCCGTGATCGAGCAGGAGGCGGGAGTGGACGAATTTGACTCGCGCAACAAGCCCTTCATCTGGAGCCTGACGGGCGGCGAGCAGCGCTTTCACAGCGGCCTGGCCGACGCCTATGTGGCAGACGACACGGCGCAGATGCGCGCCACGGTGGCTGACTTGTTCCGCCGCGGCCTGCCGGCGCAGCACCGCAGCGATCAGGCAGAGGGCTTTCTGGCCTGTTTGGCCGAAGTGGACGCCAGCGTGCAAGCGACGCCGGACGCCGTGCGCACCATCTACAGCAAAGGAGTCGCAGCATGA
- the mdcE gene encoding biotin-independent malonate decarboxylase subunit gamma — translation MNAITDTSRGATWLAALTDNTAPLEGYPLSVRVVDAPLAGELARYLAVLPDPDNRFTRARTGEIGLVEAWQLARAVQQVVHEDHALAVKRPIVAVIDVASQAYGRREEAYGIHQALAGAAGAYARARLAGHPVIGLIVGKAMSGAFLAHGYQANRLIALDDPQVMVHAMGKASAARITLRTVEALEALAETIAPMAYDIRNYATLGLLWQTLQVAQPDAPSALDLAQVRASLQAALADIRADPLPDLSSRLGAPHRQASARVREVLRQQW, via the coding sequence ATGAACGCCATCACCGACACGAGCCGCGGCGCCACCTGGCTGGCGGCACTCACGGATAACACTGCGCCGCTGGAAGGCTATCCGCTTTCCGTGCGCGTGGTGGACGCGCCACTGGCGGGCGAACTGGCGCGCTACCTGGCCGTGCTGCCGGACCCGGACAACCGCTTTACGCGCGCGCGCACGGGTGAAATCGGCCTGGTCGAAGCGTGGCAACTGGCGCGCGCCGTGCAGCAGGTGGTTCATGAAGACCACGCGCTGGCCGTCAAACGTCCCATCGTCGCCGTCATCGACGTGGCCAGCCAAGCGTATGGCAGGCGCGAAGAGGCGTATGGCATCCACCAGGCGCTGGCCGGCGCGGCGGGAGCTTATGCCAGGGCGCGCCTGGCCGGCCACCCCGTCATCGGCCTGATCGTCGGCAAGGCCATGTCGGGCGCTTTTCTGGCGCACGGCTACCAGGCCAACCGGCTGATCGCGCTCGACGATCCGCAAGTGATGGTGCACGCCATGGGCAAGGCGTCGGCGGCGCGTATCACCTTGCGCACTGTGGAGGCACTGGAAGCGCTGGCCGAGACCATCGCGCCCATGGCCTACGACATCAGGAATTACGCCACCCTGGGGCTGCTGTGGCAAACCTTGCAGGTGGCGCAGCCGGACGCGCCGTCAGCGCTTGATCTGGCGCAGGTGCGCGCCAGCCTGCAGGCAGCGCTGGCCGACATCCGCGCCGACCCGCTGCCGGATCTCTCCAGCCGGCTGGGCGCACCGCACCGCCAGGCCTCGGCCAGGGTCAGGGAGGTGCTACGGCAGCAATGGTAG
- the madL gene encoding malonate transporter subunit MadL: MIIYGTALLALCHLLGIFLGDLLGQLMGVKTNVGGVGIAMLLLICARLYMQRRSWLPQMTERGVEYWGAMYIPVVVAMAAQQDVVAALRGGPVAVLAAIGSVLVCGAVISLMNRMESPAAVAAAEAESILIKEHRHA; the protein is encoded by the coding sequence ATGATCATTTACGGAACCGCACTGCTGGCCCTGTGCCATTTGCTCGGCATCTTCCTGGGCGACTTGCTCGGGCAGCTGATGGGCGTCAAGACCAACGTGGGCGGGGTGGGCATCGCCATGCTGCTTTTGATCTGCGCCCGGCTCTACATGCAGCGGCGATCCTGGCTGCCGCAGATGACCGAACGGGGCGTCGAATACTGGGGCGCCATGTATATTCCCGTGGTGGTGGCCATGGCGGCGCAGCAGGATGTGGTCGCGGCGCTGCGCGGCGGCCCGGTGGCCGTGCTGGCCGCCATCGGTTCCGTGCTCGTCTGCGGCGCCGTGATTTCTCTGATGAACAGGATGGAAAGCCCGGCCGCCGTCGCCGCCGCCGAAGCTGAGTCGATTCTGATCAAGGAGCACCGTCATGCTTGA
- the madM gene encoding malonate transporter subunit MadM, producing the protein MLEIFEKAAIHNGLVTAFAFVGLIMLLSVALSKYLTLGRVHGSAIAIVIGLGLAYWGGVHSGGHKGLADLSLFGGIGLMGGAMLRDFAIVATAFEVQATEARKAGLIGVVALMLGVVLPFLVGAGVAYAFGYSDAVSMTTIGAGAVTYIVGPVTGAAIGASSDVMALSIAAGLIKAILVMVGTPAAARFLRLKTPRSAMVFGGLAGTVSGVSAGLAATDRRLVPYGALVATFHTGLGCLLGPSLLFFAVKALVA; encoded by the coding sequence ATGCTTGAAATTTTTGAAAAAGCCGCCATCCACAATGGCTTGGTGACGGCATTCGCCTTTGTCGGCCTGATCATGCTGCTGTCGGTGGCGCTATCGAAGTATCTGACCCTGGGCCGCGTGCACGGCTCGGCCATTGCCATCGTGATCGGCCTGGGCCTCGCATACTGGGGCGGGGTGCATAGCGGCGGCCATAAGGGCCTGGCCGATTTGTCGCTGTTTGGCGGCATCGGCCTGATGGGCGGTGCCATGCTGCGCGACTTTGCCATCGTTGCCACCGCTTTCGAAGTGCAGGCGACGGAGGCGCGCAAGGCTGGCCTGATCGGCGTCGTGGCCCTGATGCTGGGCGTGGTGCTGCCCTTTCTCGTCGGCGCTGGCGTTGCCTATGCGTTTGGCTACTCGGACGCCGTCAGCATGACCACCATCGGCGCCGGCGCCGTCACGTATATCGTCGGCCCCGTCACGGGCGCGGCCATCGGCGCCAGTTCGGATGTCATGGCCTTGAGCATCGCGGCGGGCTTGATCAAGGCCATCCTGGTGATGGTGGGCACGCCCGCAGCGGCGCGCTTCCTGCGCCTGAAAACGCCGCGTTCGGCGATGGTCTTCGGCGGCCTGGCCGGTACCGTCAGCGGCGTGTCGGCCGGCCTGGCGGCAACCGACCGCAGGCTGGTGCCGTATGGCGCGCTGGTGGCCACGTTTCACACGGGCCTGGGCTGCCTGCTGGGTCCATCCTTGCTGTTCTTTGCCGTCAAGGCGCTGGTGGCCTGA
- a CDS encoding malonate decarboxylase holo-ACP synthase: MQNLRAHDLLWASGLPEGAPLPAWLDALWLRAAPLVVRRASCAPGRIPVGVRSMLRSERHACEVEAAAVLHRVTPEMLARLAHAPLPGFSCAALDALRQVAPLLDATGWNWGPTGGVGFALASGLPVLRADSDLDLLLRIAAPPDGAQTDSLRAIAASVTACRLDLQIDTGIGGFAYAEWAADRGRVLLKTDRGPLLTATPWELA; encoded by the coding sequence ATGCAAAATCTTCGCGCGCATGATCTGCTCTGGGCATCCGGCCTGCCTGAGGGGGCGCCGTTGCCCGCCTGGCTAGACGCGCTCTGGCTGCGGGCGGCGCCGCTGGTGGTGCGGCGCGCCAGCTGCGCGCCCGGACGCATTCCCGTTGGCGTGCGCAGCATGCTGCGCAGCGAGCGGCACGCGTGCGAAGTGGAGGCCGCCGCCGTGCTGCACCGCGTGACGCCGGAAATGCTGGCGCGGCTGGCGCACGCGCCGCTGCCTGGCTTTTCCTGCGCTGCGCTCGATGCGCTGCGGCAGGTGGCGCCCCTGCTCGACGCCACGGGCTGGAACTGGGGCCCGACGGGAGGCGTGGGTTTCGCGCTGGCCAGCGGCTTGCCCGTGCTGCGCGCCGACAGCGACCTCGATCTGCTGCTGCGCATCGCCGCGCCGCCGGATGGCGCGCAAACCGATTCCCTGCGCGCCATCGCGGCGAGTGTCACGGCGTGCCGGCTGGACTTGCAGATCGACACGGGCATAGGCGGCTTTGCGTATGCCGAATGGGCGGCGGACCGGGGCAGGGTCTTGTTGAAAACGGATCGCGGCCCGCTTCTGACGGCCACGCCCTGGGAGCTTGCATGA
- the mdcH gene encoding malonate decarboxylase subunit epsilon yields the protein MSVLFTFPGQGAQTPGMLHALPDDAAVTDTLAAAAAVLGRDPLALDTVAALASTRAVQLCLLIAGVAMARSLATRGALPDMVAGFSIGEYAAAVVAGALDYADALRLVARRGQLMEQAYPSGYGMAAIIGLDLARLESLLAQVHGAATPVYIANLNAPRQIAIAGSEPALQAVMALALAHGASKAKRLAISVPSHCPLLDGAATDMAAAFDGVIVRRPSLVYLSSSTARALFDPARIRDSLAANMAQRVQWTATSRLAWERGARLALEMPPGSVLTRLTAPDFTDGVAVCCDGNRGDSLLALVHRERGSAA from the coding sequence ATGAGCGTGTTATTTACCTTTCCGGGCCAGGGGGCCCAGACTCCGGGCATGCTGCATGCGCTGCCGGACGATGCGGCCGTGACGGATACCCTGGCCGCAGCGGCGGCCGTGCTGGGCCGCGATCCGCTGGCGCTGGACACGGTCGCCGCACTGGCCTCGACGCGGGCCGTGCAACTGTGTTTGCTGATTGCCGGCGTGGCGATGGCGCGTTCCCTGGCCACGCGCGGCGCGCTACCGGACATGGTGGCCGGCTTTTCGATCGGCGAGTATGCGGCGGCCGTCGTCGCCGGCGCGCTCGATTATGCCGATGCCCTGCGCCTGGTGGCGCGGCGCGGACAATTGATGGAACAGGCGTATCCCAGCGGTTATGGCATGGCGGCCATCATCGGGCTTGACTTGGCGCGACTCGAATCGTTGCTGGCGCAAGTGCACGGCGCCGCCACGCCCGTGTATATCGCCAACCTGAATGCGCCGCGCCAGATCGCCATCGCCGGCAGCGAACCCGCCCTGCAAGCCGTGATGGCGCTGGCCCTGGCGCATGGCGCCAGCAAGGCCAAGCGCCTGGCCATCAGCGTGCCGTCGCATTGCCCGCTGCTGGACGGTGCCGCGACCGACATGGCCGCCGCCTTCGATGGCGTGATTGTGCGCCGGCCGTCGCTGGTCTACCTGAGCAGCAGCACAGCGCGCGCGCTGTTCGACCCGGCCCGCATCCGCGACAGCCTGGCCGCCAACATGGCGCAGCGCGTGCAGTGGACCGCTACCTCGCGCCTTGCATGGGAGCGGGGCGCCCGGCTGGCGCTGGAAATGCCGCCGGGCAGCGTCCTGACGCGCCTGACGGCGCCTGACTTCACCGATGGCGTGGCCGTCTGCTGCGACGGCAACCGGGGCGACAGCCTGCTGGCGCTGGTGCACCGGGAGCGGGGTAGTGCCGCTTAA
- a CDS encoding PepSY domain-containing protein, whose amino-acid sequence MRAFWTVIHRWAGLTIALFLIVAGLTGAVTSWDHELDEWLNADIMDTPGRGPLQAPFALAHKVAAADPRVEVNYLTLGLEEGHAAAFMVRPLTDPASNKPFVLDYDTVYIDPVTAHITGTRDSTAISLSRRSLMPFLRHLHYRLHVPAFWGTDRWGYWLMGTVALIWLLDSMVAFYLTTPRRLRPRAPDEAPRHRDAASWWQRWKPSWVVRWAAGGYKLNFDLHRAGGLWVWAIIIVVAFTSFSLNLYREVFYPLMSLVSTTTPGPYETQTPAPYGSYIKPVIGFEQAVDIAKEQAVQRGITAPIGGIYYGGNYSFYNVSFFDPADEFGAAGMGLSNLYVDGMDGTIIGQHKPWQGTAADVFVQLQFPLHSGRILGLPGRILMSFMGVMVAVLSVTGIVIWERKRRSRRLQAKKKLAAAD is encoded by the coding sequence ATGCGCGCTTTCTGGACTGTCATACACCGCTGGGCTGGCCTCACCATCGCCCTTTTTCTCATCGTCGCAGGCCTCACGGGCGCCGTCACCTCGTGGGACCATGAACTGGACGAGTGGCTCAACGCCGACATCATGGACACGCCGGGCCGCGGCCCCCTGCAGGCGCCGTTTGCGCTGGCGCACAAGGTAGCCGCCGCAGACCCGCGCGTGGAAGTCAATTACCTGACCCTGGGCCTGGAAGAAGGCCATGCCGCCGCCTTCATGGTCCGCCCATTGACGGACCCGGCGAGCAACAAGCCGTTCGTGCTCGACTACGACACAGTCTACATCGACCCCGTCACGGCCCACATCACGGGCACGCGCGATTCGACCGCCATTTCCCTGTCGCGCCGCAGCCTGATGCCGTTCTTGCGCCACCTGCACTACAGGCTGCACGTGCCCGCCTTCTGGGGCACCGACCGTTGGGGCTACTGGCTGATGGGAACGGTCGCCCTGATCTGGCTGCTCGACAGCATGGTGGCGTTTTATCTGACCACGCCACGCCGTTTGCGCCCGCGCGCCCCGGACGAGGCGCCGCGCCACCGCGATGCTGCCAGCTGGTGGCAACGCTGGAAACCATCGTGGGTGGTGCGCTGGGCGGCCGGCGGCTACAAGCTCAACTTCGATTTGCACCGTGCGGGGGGCCTGTGGGTGTGGGCCATCATCATTGTCGTCGCGTTTACCTCGTTCTCGCTGAATTTGTACCGCGAAGTGTTCTATCCCCTCATGTCGCTGGTATCGACAACCACGCCAGGCCCGTATGAAACGCAGACGCCGGCCCCCTACGGCAGCTACATCAAGCCCGTGATCGGTTTCGAGCAGGCCGTGGATATTGCAAAAGAGCAAGCCGTGCAGCGCGGAATCACGGCACCCATAGGCGGCATCTATTATGGCGGTAATTATTCCTTCTACAACGTGTCGTTCTTCGACCCGGCCGACGAGTTCGGCGCGGCCGGCATGGGCTTGTCCAACCTCTACGTCGATGGCATGGACGGCACTATCATCGGCCAGCACAAGCCGTGGCAAGGCACGGCCGCCGACGTCTTCGTGCAACTGCAGTTCCCCCTGCACTCGGGCCGCATCCTCGGCTTGCCGGGACGCATTCTGATGTCCTTCATGGGCGTCATGGTCGCCGTGCTGTCGGTGACGGGCATCGTCATATGGGAAAGAAAACGCCGTTCGCGCCGGCTGCAGGCGAAGAAAAAGCTTGCGGCGGCCGATTAA
- a CDS encoding protein phosphatase 2C domain-containing protein, giving the protein MTTLALPTIVEKRIHSLMKIVHVSDAAGAKSNEDLVAVYLHNAGIVDILIFDGASSVSEKNYFDTLVGDAAWFVSAFAALLKEVVAPGLSQHDSIKLALAHFQRDVQASFNLAQIPAYAYPIAALTWARIVEGGVDAAVQIYALGDCKVFVSNAAGEVRDIDPYENAQEDILKAAIAQLKAQGIEDKAQVFAALLPMLRERRAFQNMHAAPTILCMYPQGEFEARQYAFDMEGQSQLLAMTDGFYRLVDTYGLYSMVGLVRRCAETELDTLLQELRQFEQDNLASGAHSVKKSDDASAVRYARRALNGESIAIL; this is encoded by the coding sequence ATGACCACACTGGCCTTGCCAACCATCGTTGAGAAAAGAATCCACAGTCTGATGAAAATTGTCCACGTATCCGATGCAGCCGGCGCAAAGAGTAATGAAGATCTGGTGGCGGTTTATCTGCACAATGCGGGAATCGTGGATATCCTGATATTTGATGGTGCAAGCTCGGTCTCCGAAAAGAATTATTTCGATACGCTGGTAGGCGACGCCGCCTGGTTCGTGTCGGCTTTTGCGGCCCTGCTGAAAGAGGTGGTCGCGCCCGGATTAAGTCAGCATGACAGCATCAAGCTGGCATTGGCACATTTTCAGCGCGATGTGCAGGCGAGTTTTAATCTGGCGCAGATTCCTGCGTATGCCTACCCGATTGCCGCCTTGACGTGGGCACGCATTGTCGAAGGCGGCGTGGATGCCGCTGTACAGATCTACGCGCTTGGCGATTGCAAGGTGTTTGTCTCGAACGCAGCCGGGGAAGTGCGCGATATCGATCCCTACGAGAATGCGCAAGAAGATATTCTGAAGGCGGCCATTGCACAGTTGAAAGCGCAAGGTATTGAGGATAAGGCGCAGGTATTCGCGGCCTTGCTGCCGATGTTGCGGGAGCGGCGCGCATTCCAGAATATGCATGCTGCGCCGACGATACTGTGCATGTATCCGCAAGGGGAATTCGAGGCCAGGCAATATGCGTTTGACATGGAGGGGCAATCGCAACTGCTGGCAATGACAGATGGCTTCTACCGCCTGGTCGATACCTATGGCCTGTATTCCATGGTCGGACTGGTGCGGCGCTGTGCTGAAACGGAACTGGACACGCTGCTGCAGGAATTGCGCCAGTTTGAACAGGATAATCTGGCGTCCGGCGCACATTCCGTCAAAAAGTCCGACGATGCCTCGGCCGTGCGTTATGCGCGGCGCGCGCTCAACGGCGAGAGCATTGCAATTTTGTAA